The following coding sequences lie in one Porphyromonas asaccharolytica DSM 20707 genomic window:
- a CDS encoding ATP synthase subunit C encodes MNELIAYGGVALMVILTGIGSSIGVTIAGNATIGSMKKNPDALGQYIGLSALPSSQGLYGFVGFFMANTLIKDLLTAGALGAGAAWAIFAAGLSLGIVGLYSAIRQAQVCANGIKGIGAGNNLFGATMVMAVFPELYAILALLVSILTFGVVRGLFLAA; translated from the coding sequence ATGAACGAACTAATTGCATACGGAGGCGTAGCCCTCATGGTCATCCTAACGGGTATCGGCTCCTCTATTGGAGTCACCATCGCAGGTAATGCGACCATCGGATCTATGAAAAAGAACCCCGATGCCCTCGGTCAGTACATCGGTCTCTCCGCTCTACCCTCTTCTCAGGGTCTGTACGGCTTCGTCGGCTTCTTTATGGCCAACACCCTCATCAAGGATCTTCTCACCGCTGGTGCACTCGGTGCTGGTGCTGCGTGGGCTATCTTTGCCGCTGGGCTCAGCCTAGGCATAGTAGGTCTCTACTCAGCTATCCGTCAGGCTCAGGTCTGCGCCAACGGTATCAAGGGTATCGGTGCTGGCAACAACCTCTTCGGAGCAACGATGGTCATGGCCGTCTTCCCTGAGCTGTACGCCATCCTAGCCCTACTCGTATCGATCCTAACCTTTGGTGTCGTCAGAGGTCTATTCCTCGCCGCATAG
- a CDS encoding V-type ATP synthase subunit I encodes MIEKIDKYLFLVYHQDYDSFLLKLRDLGVVHIKENKPTSESEQIKEIVVSRRHLSDLIRTLSRKRSEEQPIGAPRKPASAEEGEALLQQIETLLEDRRQIASQIESQQRENDYWEPWGKYDVQQLERLQQAGYPIRFYIIPTAQYQEHWEEEHNAIIIDTRRSHHYFITVGDKSTERIEAEQIKAPTHTASELAERLASFEQRAEQIETEIQKFIDQHLEDLQGYDLLLQDKYQMSNAFLQATGEADDKVMLLEGWIPSKIVPEVRQELDQLPCYYAEQEILDEDKIPIKLQNNRFSRLFEPITRMYSLPNYSELDSTPLFAPFFMLFFSLCFGDAGYGLVIFLLATLFKRKVKGQSTKDICSLAQWLGGTTVVVGSLLGTVFGMVMPWANDGSVLGSVRNDYFLNQDNLMLLSVVLGIIQILFAKTVAAVKIQKQRGLKYALSSYAWVIVIFALIMAVALPMAATGIPSYVTTIFYGLAIAAGLVVVFYNSPGKNIFLNIGSSLWASYNTASGLLGDTLSYIRLFAIGLTSGVLGGVFNNLAVSMSEGLPIGLNWLVMVFILLFGHGLNFGLAIISSLVHPLRLTFVEYYKNSEFEGGGKPYTPFKVN; translated from the coding sequence ATGATAGAGAAAATAGATAAGTACCTCTTCCTAGTCTATCACCAAGACTACGACAGCTTCCTCCTCAAGCTACGCGACCTAGGAGTCGTGCATATTAAGGAGAACAAGCCGACCAGTGAGAGCGAACAGATCAAAGAGATCGTTGTGTCGCGTCGTCATCTGTCAGATCTCATCCGTACTCTCTCTCGCAAGCGCTCCGAAGAGCAGCCCATCGGCGCTCCCCGCAAGCCCGCTAGCGCAGAGGAGGGCGAGGCTCTGCTACAGCAGATCGAGACTCTCCTAGAGGATCGTCGCCAGATAGCCTCTCAGATCGAGAGCCAGCAGCGGGAGAATGACTACTGGGAGCCGTGGGGCAAGTATGACGTCCAGCAGCTAGAGCGGCTCCAGCAAGCGGGTTACCCGATACGCTTCTACATCATCCCCACAGCTCAGTATCAAGAGCACTGGGAGGAGGAGCACAACGCCATCATCATCGACACCCGACGCTCGCATCACTACTTCATCACCGTTGGCGACAAGAGCACAGAGCGCATCGAGGCGGAGCAGATCAAAGCCCCGACCCACACTGCCAGCGAACTGGCCGAGCGACTAGCCTCTTTCGAGCAGCGTGCCGAGCAGATTGAGACGGAGATACAGAAATTTATCGATCAGCACCTAGAGGACTTGCAGGGCTACGACCTCCTCCTCCAGGACAAGTATCAGATGAGCAACGCCTTCCTACAGGCTACTGGCGAGGCGGATGACAAGGTCATGCTCCTCGAGGGGTGGATACCGAGCAAGATCGTCCCCGAGGTGCGACAAGAGCTAGATCAGCTCCCCTGTTACTATGCTGAGCAGGAGATACTCGATGAGGACAAGATCCCCATCAAGCTCCAGAACAACCGCTTCAGTCGACTCTTTGAGCCGATCACGCGGATGTACTCTCTGCCGAACTACTCGGAGCTCGACTCGACGCCACTCTTCGCACCCTTTTTCATGCTCTTCTTCAGCTTATGCTTTGGAGATGCAGGCTATGGACTCGTCATCTTCCTTTTGGCGACCCTCTTCAAGCGCAAGGTCAAGGGACAATCGACGAAAGACATTTGCTCTCTAGCGCAGTGGCTCGGAGGCACCACCGTCGTGGTCGGTTCGCTACTAGGCACCGTCTTCGGTATGGTCATGCCATGGGCCAACGATGGCTCCGTACTAGGCAGTGTCCGCAACGACTACTTCCTCAATCAGGACAACCTCATGCTCCTCTCGGTCGTGCTGGGTATCATTCAGATCCTCTTTGCCAAGACCGTGGCAGCCGTCAAGATACAGAAGCAGCGAGGACTCAAGTATGCACTCTCTTCGTACGCCTGGGTCATCGTCATCTTTGCCCTCATCATGGCAGTAGCACTGCCGATGGCTGCCACAGGTATACCGAGCTACGTCACCACCATATTCTACGGACTGGCGATAGCTGCAGGACTCGTTGTGGTCTTCTACAACAGCCCTGGCAAAAACATCTTCCTCAACATCGGCTCCTCACTCTGGGCAAGCTACAACACCGCCTCGGGACTACTCGGAGACACGCTCTCCTACATCCGTCTCTTTGCGATCGGACTGACGAGTGGCGTGCTGGGAGGTGTCTTCAACAACCTTGCAGTCTCTATGTCTGAGGGACTTCCCATCGGGCTTAACTGGCTCGTGATGGTCTTCATCCTACTCTTCGGACACGGGCTCAACTTCGGACTAGCTATCATCAGCTCGCTCGTACACCCGCTACGTCTCACCTTTGTGGAGTACTACAAGAACAGCGAGTTCGAGGGTGGCGGTAAGCCTTACACCCCCTTTAAGGTCAACTAA
- a CDS encoding V-type ATP synthase subunit D: protein MAIKFQYNKTSLQQQQKQLKMRERTLPTIKSKESALRLEVKKARREIDALNEQLEQGIQGYQDMVALWDEFDPTLVSVTDVKLSTKKIAGVVVPVLDNIDYEVKPFSLFSHPSWFAQGVELLKALATLGIEAEFLNLKLEYLEYARRKTTQKVNLFEKVQIPGYKDAILKIKRYLEDEESLSKASQKIMRTNLEIRAAKQKERLAQ from the coding sequence ATGGCGATCAAGTTTCAGTACAACAAGACCTCGCTACAGCAGCAGCAGAAACAGCTTAAGATGCGAGAGCGCACCCTGCCCACGATCAAGAGCAAGGAGAGCGCCCTTCGTCTAGAGGTCAAGAAAGCTCGCCGTGAGATAGATGCTCTCAATGAGCAGCTAGAGCAGGGCATACAGGGCTACCAAGATATGGTGGCTCTGTGGGACGAGTTTGACCCTACGCTGGTCAGCGTCACCGATGTGAAGCTATCGACAAAGAAGATAGCCGGTGTCGTTGTCCCTGTGCTAGACAATATAGACTACGAGGTGAAGCCCTTTAGCCTCTTTAGCCATCCCTCCTGGTTTGCTCAGGGTGTCGAGCTACTCAAGGCGCTAGCCACGCTGGGCATCGAGGCGGAGTTTCTCAATCTCAAGCTAGAGTATCTCGAGTATGCTCGTCGTAAGACTACGCAAAAGGTCAACCTCTTTGAGAAGGTTCAGATCCCCGGCTACAAAGACGCTATACTCAAGATCAAGCGTTATCTAGAGGATGAGGAGAGTCTCTCCAAGGCTTCGCAAAAGATCATGCGCACCAATCTAGAGATTCGTGCTGCCAAACAAAAAGAGCGACTAGCACAATGA